The Vibrio diazotrophicus DNA window TCGACATACTCTCCGGGCTTATCAGGCGCATTAGGGGTTGGTAAATCAAGGTGCCATTTACCAATATAACCAACGTGGTAGCCTGATTGATCCAGAATGTCGGTAAAGCAAGTAGCACTAGCAGGGAGGTCAGATATTACTCGATCAGAATTACAGTTAAGAGGAACGCCACTTTTATTTGGATACTGGCCGGTAAATAAACTTCCGCGATGAGGGCTGCATACCGGACAATTACTTACAGCGTTCGGTAATAAATAGGCTTGTTGAGCAAATTTATCGAGGTTAGGCGTATATACTGGGTCAGCTTTTCCAGAACAATGTTCTTTAAATAGTAATTCATTCCACAAACTCATCGACATTTGTCGGAATTGATCTGGGAATATATAGAGTAAATTTGGTTTATTCATATAGACAACTTATGTATGAAAAATAACTGGATTTTATAACTATTTAGTTGAGTGTTTTTATGGCATTTTTTTAACTTACTCGCAAACGATAAATTAATAATTTGTTCGATATATTCTTATCTACCTCATGACTTTAATGCTTTAGTATTTTCTTTTTCGAAACTCAATGAAGCAACTCATATGCACATATTTACATCGAAACCAACCGCTTTAAATCCATTTCATGTACTTATTAAGCCCATTGGCCCCTTGTGTAACCTAGATTGTGACTACTGCTTCTATCTCGATAAGACAGAATATTTTCCAAATCAAAATCGTTTTGATATGAGTGACGCACTTCTAGAAGCTCATATTAAGGGATACATCGAAAGTCAGCCCCGCGGCACGGTAGAGGTAACCTTTGGCTGGCAAGGGGGAGAGCCGACTCTACGCGGTATCGACTTTTACAAGCGAGCCATCGCCTATCAGAAAAAGCACAAACGAGAGGACATGAATGTGTTGAACACATTTCAGACTAACGGTGTGCTTATCAATGATGAATGGGCGCAGTTTTTGAAACTGAATTGTTTTCTGGTGGGTATTAGTCTTGATGGCGACGAAGAGTTGCATGATCGCTACCGCAAACATCGAAACGGCAAAGGATCTTATCAGCAGGTATTAAGAGGGCTACGTTGTCTTCAAAAGTATGATGTGGAATACAACGTGTTAACCGTGGTTCAAGCAAATAACGGCAGTCACGGTAGAAGGGTTTATCAACATCTCACATCACTTGGCGTTCAGTTCATTCAATTTATTCCGGTCGTTGAAGCTGAGAAAGGCAAAGGTGTCACAGATCGAACAGTCGGAGCAAAGCAATTTGGCCGCTTCATGATCGAGGTATTTAACACTTGGCGTGAAAACGATATTGGTCGAGTGTTTGTAAGCCACTTCGACAATGCATTGGGCATGAGCTTGGGTATGCCTTCATCGAGCTGTGTTCATTCGCCAAGCTGTGGCAATAACTTAGTCATTGAACACAACGGTGATGTGTACAGTTGTGACCATTTTGTTTATCCGCAATTTAAACTGGGCAACATAAAACGCAGTGACTATCCAGATCTGATTGAAACACCAATCCAGCAGAACTTTTCTCGCGGAAAACCATCGTCAAGCGCGCTGCACTGTGGTCAGTGTTCACAACGTTATTTGTGTCATGGGGCTTGTCCTGCTCAGAGGATCAATCAAAACGGAGAGATCTCGTTCACTGAGAAGCACCATCTGTGTGAAGGATACTTTATGTTCTTCTCTTTTATTGAACCGTATTTAAAAGCGATGGGTGAATGTTTAAGACAACAATTGCCGGTGATTTATTACTCACATTTCGTCAAAGGGGAAGAATAAATAATATTGAAGTAAGTAAATATCTTCTTCTATAAGTGCGATGCGCTTAATGATTTTTTGGGTTCCATTTTTCTTGATTTATGTTCTGTTAATTTGTTTTTAATAATTTATGTAAAAGTGTGAATTAATCTTTCGTCAAAAAATGCGATGCAATCGAAAAATAATTGAGGTGAATGGATGGAGTTATGACTCAGATATCGAAAATATAAAAAGTCGTTTTAATAATAATAATTCGTGATATTAAATTATTTCCAACGAAGCAGCTTATTTAACTGAGTGATTATTTATAATGTCTGTGTGCTGGAAAGATTTAACCGAGAAAGACAATTTATTTGCGACTCGTCAGAGCGTTGCAGAATTAGCCAAAAATGTGTTGCATCAACACGTAATGATTATTTCCGACCAAGTTAAATTAGATGTTCAAGCAAATAGTGCCGCCCATTACACGCGTCAAACGGCAGATATTGAATATGTATGCCGTTTATTATGGTTAGCGGTTCCGGCAAAGCATGTTCATCCTGAAATCAATCATTTGTTGAGTCAGAGAATCATCGATGGAACTGCGCCTGATTCTAGTGAGTTTTGGCAACCTGCAAAGGACTATGACCAACGAGTTGTAGAAATGTCGGCCATCGCGATGGCGCTTGTGGAAGCGCCTGAAATCTACTGGCAACCATTAACTGAAGAGCAACAAGCGAATTTGTCTGAATGGTTGCTATCGTCTACGTACATCGCACTGCCACCCAACAACTGGTATTGGTTCCGCGTGCTTGTTTTGGAATCTCTGTCTTCGGTTGGTATTGCTGTTGATGCGTTGAACTTAGAGTTCGATCTACAAGCCATCGATGATATGCAGCTTGAGCAAGGTTGGTATGAAGATGGTGCCACTGGTGTTATGGATTACTACAATCCTATGGCATTTCATCTTTACGCCTTGATGTATTGTCGCTGGAATCCAGAATCACCACGTAAAGAATTACTGCTTAGTAACGCGTTAGAGTTCGCGAAAACTTACAGTGACTGGTTTGACGTTGAAGGACGTCAACTTGCCTACGGCCGTTCATTAAATTACCGTTTCGCAGCATTAGCTTTTTGGGCCGAACTTGCCAGAGTTAACCCAGAGCATCCTGATATTGGCTTATGGCGAACGCTTTGGACGCAAGGGATGAACTGGTGGGCGAAGCAGCCTATTTCTGACAACAACGGCTTACTTCTACCGGGATTCGCATATCCTAACTTGCTAATGAGTGAATTCTATACCAGCTCAGTGTCACCGCTATTAGCTTTTAAAGCGTTTAATGCTTTAGCGATGGAAGATACTCATCCATTTTGGCAGGTAGAAGTTGCATCACTGACGCCTACCACAAAACCACAGTGGGTAAACGACAGACATCTTCAGTGGCGTAACGGCGGTAGCTATTTATTGACCAACGCTTCTGGCAGCAACGAGCTGCGTGAATGTGTAGATAAATACTACAAGTTTGCCTATAGCTCTGCTCATGGGTTCTGTATAGACAGTGTGCGTTGGATAAACCAAGGGTGGGCTGGTGATAACATTCTCGCTTTCCAGCATCCAGACACGCTGCAGTGGTATAGCAGACCGAGACATATTGAAGCCTATCGAGAGGGAGAGGCGTTGGTCTCTGTCTGGTCTCCATTCAATGGTTGCAACGTTACCACCTACCAAAGTCTTCAAACAGATCGAGAAGTTCGCATTCATCGAATAACGAGTGACCGAGATTTGTCGTTCCTTATGACCGGATATTGTGTGGACGAGTGGCGAGGCTGGTTTAGTCACGCTGCCGCAGCGCCTTCGCGAATTGAATCCAAAAAATTATTTAGTGAATTGCGGTTGGTCAGAGGTCAGGGGCAAGCCTGTTGCTACCCGTGCGCTCCGAACACCAACGTGGTGTATCCGCATTC harbors:
- a CDS encoding anaerobic sulfatase maturase; amino-acid sequence: MHIFTSKPTALNPFHVLIKPIGPLCNLDCDYCFYLDKTEYFPNQNRFDMSDALLEAHIKGYIESQPRGTVEVTFGWQGGEPTLRGIDFYKRAIAYQKKHKREDMNVLNTFQTNGVLINDEWAQFLKLNCFLVGISLDGDEELHDRYRKHRNGKGSYQQVLRGLRCLQKYDVEYNVLTVVQANNGSHGRRVYQHLTSLGVQFIQFIPVVEAEKGKGVTDRTVGAKQFGRFMIEVFNTWRENDIGRVFVSHFDNALGMSLGMPSSSCVHSPSCGNNLVIEHNGDVYSCDHFVYPQFKLGNIKRSDYPDLIETPIQQNFSRGKPSSSALHCGQCSQRYLCHGACPAQRINQNGEISFTEKHHLCEGYFMFFSFIEPYLKAMGECLRQQLPVIYYSHFVKGEE
- a CDS encoding DUF2264 domain-containing protein, coding for MSVCWKDLTEKDNLFATRQSVAELAKNVLHQHVMIISDQVKLDVQANSAAHYTRQTADIEYVCRLLWLAVPAKHVHPEINHLLSQRIIDGTAPDSSEFWQPAKDYDQRVVEMSAIAMALVEAPEIYWQPLTEEQQANLSEWLLSSTYIALPPNNWYWFRVLVLESLSSVGIAVDALNLEFDLQAIDDMQLEQGWYEDGATGVMDYYNPMAFHLYALMYCRWNPESPRKELLLSNALEFAKTYSDWFDVEGRQLAYGRSLNYRFAALAFWAELARVNPEHPDIGLWRTLWTQGMNWWAKQPISDNNGLLLPGFAYPNLLMSEFYTSSVSPLLAFKAFNALAMEDTHPFWQVEVASLTPTTKPQWVNDRHLQWRNGGSYLLTNASGSNELRECVDKYYKFAYSSAHGFCIDSVRWINQGWAGDNILAFQHPDTLQWYSRPRHIEAYREGEALVSVWSPFNGCNVTTYQSLQTDREVRIHRITSDRDLSFLMTGYCVDEWRGWFSHAAAAPSRIESKKLFSELRLVRGQGQACCYPCAPNTNVVYPHSSVPAISGVINVGDTDIEVHVLAGNI